AGCACAACTCCGTGCCCGGATTGGTATCCCTCTGCGCTTGAGGGACGTGGGCGTCCAGGCGGATATGCTGCCAGCCTTTGCAGAAAAAGCCTTTGCCATTACCCGCTTGTTGCGTGTCAACCCTCGCCGCCCCGCTAGTGCCGAGGAGATCCTTGCGATCTACCAGGCGGCCTACTAAACCCGGAAGTGATCCCAACCATCCAGGGCAGGCAAGTATTCAATAAATCGTCGGGTGCGGCTGAGATTTTCGGGCTAAAAGGGGTGGGAGTTTTACCGTCCCAATGCCTTTCGCAAATCATCTTCAGGATTTCTGGGGGATAATAGTCAGGAGAAGTTATTGAAACAGCAGGGGGCGGTGCAGTGCCTGAGGTTGCGTTTCAGGAAAGCCGAATGAATTCAGAAGCCGCCGTGATTCGGAATCCGATTCCGAAGCGGGTACTCTGGTGGTTGTTCTTCCTCTTGCTGCTGGTAACGGGAATCGCTGCGATTCGCGTGTATCGAGGCGTCATGTCTCCAGAATTGCCCAAGGATTTTGTGCAGTATTGGGCCGTGGGGCGCCTGGTGCTGGAAGGAGAGAACCCTTACGCCCCCGCATTGCAACTGCGCGAACAACAGCATGTTTACCCAGAGCGGGACATCGCTCTGATGATGTGGAATCCGCCGCCTGCCTTACCCCTGTATGCCCCGTGGGGGCTGTTACCGGCCCGACTCGCAGCTTGGTTATGGAACGGACTGCAACTTGGGGCAGTACTGGCGGCATCCTTCCTTTTGGTTCGTGTCTATGCTTCTGACTCGGCGTGGTGGTGGTTTCTGCCTCTGTCCCTTGGCTTTGCTGGGACAGTTTGGCTATTGCTCTATGGGCAGAATACAGGGTGGATCCTGTTCGGATTGGCGGGGTTTGCCTGGGGACAGCATCGAGGGCAGCCCTGGCTGGCGGGATGCTGCGGCGCTTTGACTGTGCTCAAACCGCATTTGCTCGTCGGTTTCGGTCTGGTCTGGATTTGGGACGTGTGGCATCGCGGGCAGCGCCGCATTGCCCTGTTGGCCGGCGTGGCTGCGGTTTTGCTGGCCACCGCGTTGGCTCATCTGAGCGACCCCCAAGTCTTGCCGCATTACTTGACAGCCCTGCGGGAGCCTTCACCCTATGCTGTCTCTCCCAAGGACTGGATGTTGCCGACGGCCAGCTACTGGTTGCGGCATTATCTGGCACCCGAATCGATGGCCTGGCAATTTCTACCCTCCATCCTGGCGGCACTCGCCTTATTGCTATGGCGGTTGAGATGGGGGGAGAAGTGGTCTTGGCCGCAGGCGTTACCTATCGTGGTCGCTGTCTCAGTGTTGACTACTGGCTATGGGGGTTGGATTTTTGACCTTCCCGTGTTACTGGTATCGCTGATCGCCTTAGCAGCCCGGATGTACCAAGTCAGGCCCATGCTTCTGGTGTACCTGACCGTCTGGCAGTTTCTTGTTACCTGGGCCACATTCGTTTATGGATACACGTTGCATGGTTTTTGGTGGGTAGCTCCAGCCGTTCTTGGCCCGTGCCTATTCCTACCTTTTCTCAAGACCGATTGAGAGATTGTTGGGGCGGGGTCTTCTGTGTAAGTCAGAGAATCCTTCGTTCTTCCATCATTTGCTACGACTGCGCCGCTGGAAGTCCTGGCCAAAGAGGGTCATGCCTCCAACTTCACCGTTGGAACGTAGCCAGAACTGCACCTCGAAGATGCTCCGGTCAAATGTGATGATTTCCTCAGCCGGCTGGATAGGAACGGCGGTGAAGGTGTCGTAGTGATAATGATCCAGGCGGAAGAGGTAGCGCCCCCAGCGAAGATGGAGTAGTCCTTCGCGGAGTATCACTTCTGCGGTCCCGTAAGCGGATTGCTCGTAATGTCCGCAATAGTCAGCCAGGGGGAGTGTGGGTCGTGTGTTCGGTTTGCGAGCTTTGGCCCGCTTCTGGAAGGCGATGGCATTCTGGAAGTCGAAATAATCCATTTGCTCTTTGCAGATTTTGATCCAGTCCAACGTAGGCAGGCCCAGCATTCGATCGAGGATGGAGCGGGCAATGGCTTCCGTCAGCAGCGAGGGGCGGAGGTTAGCCAGGACACAGATGCCGATTTTCGCGTCGGGTACCAGCATGCATTGAGCGCGGGTGCCGGAGAGGGTGCCCCCGTGGGAGACGCACACGACGCCGCGGTAGTCATGGACGAACCATCCCAAGCCGTAAGTGGTGAATCGCGTCGTCGCGGCGGGAAAGTAGTAAGTCCAGACACCTTCTGGTCGGAAGAGCATCTGCGGAGTGTGGGTTTCACGGAGGTGGCGCTCGGCTAGCAGCCGCCGGCCATTATGGACACCGCCGTTGAGTTGAAAGCGAAGCCACTGGCCCATGTCTTCTGCTGTGGAGTAGATGCCTCCGGCGCCGCCCACATGTTCCACCTCATCATCTTTGACCGGCAGGATTTTCTTGTCGAAGGTAAAGTAGTGGGGCGTGGCTCGGTTCTCGCAGGCCAGTGCCAATTCCCGTCGGCCTGTACTGTGGCGCATACCTAAAGGCTCGAAGATGCGCCGCTGAACGGTCCCAGCCCAGTCGCTTTGGTGATAGCGCGCGGCAATCAGACCGGCCACCGTGAAAGGGACGTTGGTGTATTCCCATGTACTTCGGAACGACGTGGACGGCTTGGCGCGGCCCCAGCGGCGAATCAAATCCTCACTGTTGTGCGTCAAGCCGGCCCAGAGTAAGTCATGGCGCGGCATGCCCGTCCGGTGGCAGAGCAAGTCCCGGATGGTCACTTCGCGATCTGCCAACTCGTCGTTGAGCCGAAAGATTTCCAAATGGTCCCGAACTTTGTCATCCCATTTCACCTGCCCTTGATCCACCAACATCGCCACGAGGGTCGAAGTGAATGCCTTGGAACATGAAGCGATCGGGAAAAGTGTCTGTGGGGTGACCGGTTGATTCTGGCCCTGGGTTCGCACGCCAAAGCCTTTCAGGTACACGACTTGATCACCGCGAACGACCACCACCGCAACGCCCGGAACTTTCATCTCCCGCAATGCCTGTTCGATCAATGTGTCCAGCATGGCGGGATCGAAGTCGGCCGCCGTCACCGATCCACCACCGCAGAGGATCCAGACGCACGCCCAAAGTGTTCTCCACAGCCATCGATTCCGCTGGCGGCTGCCCATCGTCGTGTCTCTCCCGGTTGTTTCCATCTTGTCAAATCCTATCGCTTACTGCCGGATTAGCCATTCCTATGATACCGCCATCATCGCCGTGCTTCTCGGCTTTGGGCTTGGCTCTCCCTGCTTGCGGGCTAGCAAATCCACCGCCATCCACCGCTTGGGGCGATTGTCTAAACTTATCGTCACTCGTGGTGGGGACCGACCGTGTCCTCTGGCGATCGCCGGCCTCCTGCACCCAACTGTTTTGTATCTCCTGGGGTGGAAGCTGCCATGGTCCTGTAAGCCCCACAGAATGCCACGCGGACCACTCTATCCAAGAAAGTTCGTCCCCTGGTTGCCTCCATCTCGATGCGTAGCCGGGGAGGCGCATAAATCCGATCGCTTCTCCTTCCATCGTGTCGGGGAACACAGAGGTGCCTCAAATGACGCAGGCCGTGGTTGGTGGTAACCACGGCCTGCTGCTTGCTCTGAGGGTGCACGTCCCAGGTGCTATTCCACGTTGGCTGATAGCGTACTTGTCATGGGCGGTGCAGCATTAGCCGACCAGTTCCTTGATCCAGCGGGGGTTCTCGCCCGCGATGTAGTAGGGCCGGCCAATGTTGTCGCGGATGCTGGCGTTGGTTTCCGGAGTGGGATCGATGCCCAAACCGCGATAGAGGGTGGCGTAGAGTTCCAAGACGCCGACTTCATCCTTGGTGGCTGAGGTGCCATCCTTGTCCGTTTCGCCATACACGACTCCGCCTTTGATGAGGCCGCCGCCAAGGACCACGGACCAAGCACGGGAGTAATGGTCGCGCCCGGCATTGGCATTGATCCGCGGGGTACGCCCGAAATCCCCCATCCAGACGATGACCGTGTCTTGCAGTTTGCCCCGCTGATACAAGTCCTTCACCAGCGTAGCAAAAGCGGAGTCCAGCGTCGGAAGCATGCGCGTGAGCGCGGCATGGGTGTTGTTGTGGAGGTCCCAGCCACCCATAGTGATCTGAACGCAAGCCACACCTGCCTCCACCAGCTTGCGAGCGAGCAAGGCAGAGCGGCCAAAGGGCGTGTTACCGTATTCCTCTTTCAGCTTCGGGTCGATCGGCTTGCCATCAATTTCCTTGTCGAGACTGAAAACATCCTTGCGGGTGGAGACCACCATGTTGAGGGCTTTCTCGTATACCTCGCGGTGAGCGGTCGCAGCATCGCCGGGGACGTTGGTGGTGAAACCATTTTCGATACGCGCAAACAAGGCAGCCCGGCGAGCTGTGCGCCCATCATCCACCGGGGAGTTCACATTCTCCGGCGGCTGACCCGGATTCTGTATGTTGAACGGAGCGTAGCGCATGCCCAAAAAGCCAGCGCCGCCTCGCGGTCCGCCAACGGAAATGAAAGCGGGCAGATCGGCGTTCCGCATCGCCTCAATATCCATCGCCTGATAGTAAGCGAGCACGGAGCCGATAGAAGGATAGTCCAGAAGCGGATTGCGCTGCCGACCGGTGTTCATTATGTAGGTGCCGCGATCATGATCCCCTTCGCGGGAGTTGAGCGAGCGGATGATCGACAAGTGATTGAAGACTTTCGCCAATTTGGGCAGATATTCCGAAATCTGGATGCCGCTGACCACGGTGTTGATCGGCTTATGAGGGCCGCCATTGGGGCTGCCCGGCTTCATGTCGAACATGTCAATCGTCGGCGGTCCACCGGCCATCCAGAGGATGATGAGGCTTTTCTGCTTTTTCCGCATTTCTGGAGCCGCGGCCCGAACTTTAGCCAGAAACTCCAGCCCCGGCAGTGTCAAGCCCGCAGAGGCAATACTGTGTTGCAGAAAATGGCGGCGATCTGTGATTCCGAACATGGCAAAGGCTCCGTGTCACACAACAATCGGGGTGCTACCGCGTTATCCACATCCTCACTCAAACAGCGGATACATTAACCTAGCACAGCTTTGGGAAACGTCACCGTGCTCGTCGAGGGGAACCTCTTCCCCCTCATTTGCCGCTGCTATAGACTATGACGCCAATCCCCCGCCCAAGTTCCGAAAAAACTCCTCCGTAGCCGACAAGTCTGATCAAGAAATGGACCTCAAGCTCTTGTTTGTCTTGCTCAGGGAATTGGCCAGAGGGCATGCCAAACCACCGCAGGCTGAATTCCTCTGCCTGGTTTTGCCACCCGATCTTCGATTCTTATGTATGTCAGCAGATATCCAGGTTGCTTTGGCTTGGAAGAGGGAAAAGTTTTTACTATGATGTGCGACTGTCCCGCTTGTGAGACCTAATCAGATGGTTGGCCAGGCTGGTCCGACTTGGGCCGCAGTGAGCTGAACACAGTTTCTGGAGGTTGTTATGCGCCCAACACGTTACCTGATGGGAGTGCTCGCGGGGGTAGGTCTCTGCCTTTTGCTGAAGGCAGGCGCGCCAGCGGAGGTGTTGGCTCAGGCTGCATCCGCGGGTCAGAAAGACAAGCAGAAGGTGGAGAAAAAAGAGAATGGAAGCAAAGCACCTGCCACCATAAGGGAACCCGGCCAGACCAAGGAGGTGGGGAAGGCAGGAGCGAGTGGTGGAGTCGTTGAGGTCTACCAGGCCAAAGATGGCTGGCGGTTCCGCATCAAAAATGCTCAAGGGAAATCCCTGGCCATCGGTGTGGTGGGGTATTCCACCAAAGAGGAAGCGTTGCAGGTGGTCCAACAGGTACAAGGGATACTCAACAGTCAAAAGGTAGTCACGGTAGAAGGGAAGAAGTGACCTAGCGGAATTCGCGGGGAATCCGCTCTCCCGGAAGCCGGCGGACAAAAGGGTAGCGGTCCAAGCCGATGACAGGTATGAGCCAATCGTGAGTAATTTCCGGCTGGAGAAATGCGCCGGCGCGGACGTACATCATCGCGAGTCGGCTAGTGCCCGGTTCCCCCACACGTACCACC
This genomic interval from Thermogemmata fonticola contains the following:
- a CDS encoding glycosyltransferase family 87 protein; the protein is MNSEAAVIRNPIPKRVLWWLFFLLLLVTGIAAIRVYRGVMSPELPKDFVQYWAVGRLVLEGENPYAPALQLREQQHVYPERDIALMMWNPPPALPLYAPWGLLPARLAAWLWNGLQLGAVLAASFLLVRVYASDSAWWWFLPLSLGFAGTVWLLLYGQNTGWILFGLAGFAWGQHRGQPWLAGCCGALTVLKPHLLVGFGLVWIWDVWHRGQRRIALLAGVAAVLLATALAHLSDPQVLPHYLTALREPSPYAVSPKDWMLPTASYWLRHYLAPESMAWQFLPSILAALALLLWRLRWGEKWSWPQALPIVVAVSVLTTGYGGWIFDLPVLLVSLIALAARMYQVRPMLLVYLTVWQFLVTWATFVYGYTLHGFWWVAPAVLGPCLFLPFLKTD
- a CDS encoding serine hydrolase; amino-acid sequence: METTGRDTTMGSRQRNRWLWRTLWACVWILCGGGSVTAADFDPAMLDTLIEQALREMKVPGVAVVVVRGDQVVYLKGFGVRTQGQNQPVTPQTLFPIASCSKAFTSTLVAMLVDQGQVKWDDKVRDHLEIFRLNDELADREVTIRDLLCHRTGMPRHDLLWAGLTHNSEDLIRRWGRAKPSTSFRSTWEYTNVPFTVAGLIAARYHQSDWAGTVQRRIFEPLGMRHSTGRRELALACENRATPHYFTFDKKILPVKDDEVEHVGGAGGIYSTAEDMGQWLRFQLNGGVHNGRRLLAERHLRETHTPQMLFRPEGVWTYYFPAATTRFTTYGLGWFVHDYRGVVCVSHGGTLSGTRAQCMLVPDAKIGICVLANLRPSLLTEAIARSILDRMLGLPTLDWIKICKEQMDYFDFQNAIAFQKRAKARKPNTRPTLPLADYCGHYEQSAYGTAEVILREGLLHLRWGRYLFRLDHYHYDTFTAVPIQPAEEIITFDRSIFEVQFWLRSNGEVGGMTLFGQDFQRRSRSK
- a CDS encoding DUF1501 domain-containing protein, which gives rise to MFGITDRRHFLQHSIASAGLTLPGLEFLAKVRAAAPEMRKKQKSLIILWMAGGPPTIDMFDMKPGSPNGGPHKPINTVVSGIQISEYLPKLAKVFNHLSIIRSLNSREGDHDRGTYIMNTGRQRNPLLDYPSIGSVLAYYQAMDIEAMRNADLPAFISVGGPRGGAGFLGMRYAPFNIQNPGQPPENVNSPVDDGRTARRAALFARIENGFTTNVPGDAATAHREVYEKALNMVVSTRKDVFSLDKEIDGKPIDPKLKEEYGNTPFGRSALLARKLVEAGVACVQITMGGWDLHNNTHAALTRMLPTLDSAFATLVKDLYQRGKLQDTVIVWMGDFGRTPRINANAGRDHYSRAWSVVLGGGLIKGGVVYGETDKDGTSATKDEVGVLELYATLYRGLGIDPTPETNASIRDNIGRPYYIAGENPRWIKELVG